The DNA window CAACGCCTTCGGCGAGGGCGTGAACCCGTTCCGCAGCCACGGGACGAGCACCTACTACTTCCACCCCTTCTCCGCGGCGCTGGCGCGGGAGCTGGACCGGGAGATCGTCGGCGTCACGCGGATCCCCGACCTGGGGGCGCGGCAGTCCAACCTGGCGCTGGTGCGCCCCACCTGGATGCCGACCACCCTCACGGAGTCGCTGTTCATGCTGATCCCGGAGCAGGAGGCGGCGCTGCGGAACCCGGAGTTCCTGGACCGCCTGGCCGACGCGCACGTCCGCGGGATCGAGGCCTTCCTCCGCGGCCGTGCCGCGGGCGCCCCGG is part of the Longimicrobiaceae bacterium genome and encodes:
- a CDS encoding N-acetylmuramoyl-L-alanine amidase, translated to IDPGHPPAGATGPTGLTEAEANLAIGTRLADRLRARGAEVLMTRTANVPVGLAERTGMAVAGDAHLLVSVHNNAFGEGVNPFRSHGTSTYYFHPFSAALARELDREIVGVTRIPDLGARQSNLALVRPTWMPTTLTESLFMLIPEQEAALRNPEFLDRLADAHVRGIEAFLRGRAAGAPAH